In Streptomyces sclerotialus, one genomic interval encodes:
- a CDS encoding HU family DNA-binding protein, with the protein MNKAQLVEAIADKLGGRQNAADAVDAVLDAIVRAVVGGDRVSVTGFGSFEKVDRPARYARNPQTGERVRVKKTSVPRFRAGQGFKDLVSGSKKLPKNDVAVKKAPKGSLSGGSSTRTTAKAAAKKATAKKSAAKKTTTAAKKTTAAKKTTPAKKTTTAKKATTAKKATPAKKTATTAKKTTPAKKTATAAKKTTAKKTAPAKKATAKKAPAKKTTARKTTAKKTTARKR; encoded by the coding sequence GTGAACAAGGCGCAGCTCGTAGAAGCCATTGCCGACAAGCTCGGCGGACGTCAGAACGCCGCGGACGCGGTCGACGCGGTCCTGGACGCCATCGTCCGCGCCGTGGTCGGCGGCGACCGCGTTTCGGTCACCGGATTCGGCTCGTTCGAGAAGGTCGACCGCCCGGCCCGTTACGCCCGTAACCCGCAGACGGGTGAGCGGGTACGCGTGAAGAAGACCTCCGTGCCGCGATTCCGCGCAGGACAGGGCTTCAAGGACCTGGTCAGCGGCTCGAAGAAGCTCCCGAAGAACGACGTGGCCGTCAAGAAGGCCCCCAAGGGCAGCCTTTCGGGCGGCTCCTCGACCCGTACCACCGCCAAGGCCGCCGCCAAGAAGGCCACCGCCAAGAAGTCGGCGGCGAAGAAGACCACCACGGCGGCGAAGAAGACCACCGCGGCGAAGAAGACCACGCCCGCGAAGAAGACCACCACGGCGAAGAAGGCCACCACCGCCAAGAAGGCGACCCCGGCCAAGAAGACCGCCACCACCGCCAAGAAGACCACCCCGGCGAAGAAGACGGCGACCGCGGCGAAGAAGACCACCGCCAAGAAGACCGCACCGGCCAAGAAGGCCACCGCGAAGAAGGCGCCGGCCAAGAAGACCACCGCCCGCAAGACCACCGCCAAGAAGACCACCGCGCGCAAGCGCTGA
- the cofC gene encoding 2-phospho-L-lactate guanylyltransferase: MREEGADAVWSLVVPLKPLVRAKSRLSAAADARFRPRLALAFALDTVAAALECPVVSGVAVVTDDPLAGEGLAALGARIVADVPAAGLNPAIAYGARAVRAQRPDAAVAALNADLPALRPAELERVLTAAAQFPRAFLADAAEIGTTLLTAAPGTELAPAFGGASRARHTASGAQEITLSDVRSVRQDVDTPEDLRAALELGVGARTARHTAAISAGIAALGAQGA, translated from the coding sequence ATGCGAGAAGAAGGAGCGGACGCGGTGTGGAGCCTGGTGGTGCCCCTGAAACCGCTGGTGCGGGCCAAGAGCAGGCTGTCCGCGGCGGCGGACGCCCGCTTCCGGCCCCGGTTGGCGCTGGCGTTCGCCCTGGACACGGTGGCTGCGGCGCTGGAGTGCCCGGTGGTGAGCGGTGTGGCGGTTGTCACGGACGATCCGCTGGCCGGTGAGGGTCTCGCGGCGCTGGGGGCGCGGATTGTGGCCGATGTACCGGCGGCGGGGCTGAATCCGGCGATCGCGTACGGGGCGCGGGCGGTGCGTGCGCAGCGTCCGGATGCTGCGGTGGCGGCGCTGAACGCGGACCTGCCCGCGCTGCGCCCGGCGGAACTGGAACGGGTGCTCACGGCGGCCGCACAATTTCCCCGCGCATTTCTCGCGGATGCGGCGGAAATCGGTACGACGCTGCTGACGGCCGCGCCGGGGACGGAATTGGCACCGGCATTCGGTGGCGCTTCGCGGGCCCGTCACACGGCTTCCGGCGCTCAGGAGATCACTTTGTCCGACGTGCGGTCCGTACGGCAGGACGTGGACACACCGGAGGATCTCCGGGCGGCGCTGGAATTGGGCGTGGGCGCGCGGACGGCCCGGCACACGGCGGCCATCTCGGCGGGAATAGCGGCGCTGGGCGCGCAGGGGGCCTGA
- a CDS encoding lysophospholipid acyltransferase family protein has protein sequence MSRHRIGFWYRLAAVIAKPPLVVLFKRDWQGMENIPAEGGFITAVNHNSYLDPLSYAHYQYNSGRVPRFLAKAGLFKGGFVGAVMRGTGQIPVYRESTDAATAFRAAVDAINRGECVAFYPEGTLTRDPDMWPMQGKTGAARVALLTKAPVIPVAQWGANEAMPPYAKEKKLRLFPRKTLRVKAGPPVDLDEFYGQEPTAEVLRAVTDRIMAAVTAILAEVRDEPAPAEPYDHRKARAEQRRKTQQMQRRDDASGRTQEDEGK, from the coding sequence GTGTCCCGCCACAGAATCGGCTTCTGGTACCGCCTCGCCGCGGTCATCGCAAAACCGCCGCTCGTGGTGCTGTTCAAGCGGGACTGGCAGGGAATGGAGAACATTCCGGCCGAAGGCGGATTCATCACCGCGGTCAACCACAACTCGTATCTCGACCCGCTCTCCTACGCGCACTATCAGTACAACAGCGGACGGGTCCCGCGTTTCCTCGCCAAGGCCGGCCTCTTCAAGGGCGGCTTCGTCGGCGCGGTCATGCGCGGCACGGGACAGATCCCCGTGTACCGCGAGTCCACCGACGCGGCCACCGCCTTCCGGGCCGCCGTGGACGCCATCAACCGGGGCGAGTGCGTCGCCTTCTACCCCGAAGGCACCCTCACCCGGGACCCCGACATGTGGCCCATGCAGGGCAAGACCGGCGCCGCCCGGGTCGCGCTGCTCACCAAGGCACCCGTCATCCCGGTCGCCCAGTGGGGCGCCAACGAGGCGATGCCGCCGTACGCCAAGGAGAAGAAGCTCCGCCTCTTCCCGCGCAAGACACTGCGCGTGAAGGCGGGCCCGCCGGTCGACCTGGACGAGTTCTACGGCCAGGAGCCCACCGCCGAGGTGCTGCGCGCCGTCACCGACCGCATCATGGCAGCGGTGACCGCCATCCTGGCCGAGGTCCGCGACGAGCCCGCGCCCGCCGAGCCGTACGACCACCGGAAGGCACGCGCCGAACAGCGCCGCAAGACCCAGCAGATGCAGCGGCGGGACGACGCGTCCGGCCGTACTCAGGAGGATGAAGGCAAGTGA
- a CDS encoding NAD(P)H-dependent glycerol-3-phosphate dehydrogenase — protein MTRCAVYGTGSWGTAFAMVLADAGCEVTLWGRRPELAEAVNTTRTNPDYLPGVELPQTVRATTDPAEAAEGAEFAVLAVPSQTLRANLADWAPLLPSDTVLVSLMKGVELGTAKRMSEVIEEVAKVPAGRVAVLTGPNLAKEIAARQPAAAVVACTDEAVATRLQAACHTPYFRPYTNTDVVGAELGGAVKNVIGLAVGIADGMGLGDNAKASLITRGLAETSRLGLALGADPATFAGLAGMGDLVATCSSPLSRNHTFGTNLGRGMTLEETIAVTKQTAEGVKSCESVLDLARRHGVEMPITETVVNIVHEGKPPLVALKELMSRSAKPERH, from the coding sequence GTGACGCGCTGCGCCGTCTACGGCACGGGGTCGTGGGGCACCGCATTCGCCATGGTGCTGGCCGACGCGGGCTGCGAGGTGACCCTGTGGGGCCGCCGCCCGGAGCTCGCCGAGGCCGTCAACACGACCCGCACCAACCCCGACTACCTTCCGGGTGTGGAGCTGCCGCAGACCGTACGGGCCACCACCGATCCCGCCGAGGCCGCCGAGGGCGCGGAGTTCGCCGTGCTGGCGGTGCCTTCCCAGACGCTGCGGGCCAACCTCGCCGACTGGGCGCCGCTGCTGCCCTCCGACACCGTCCTGGTGTCCCTGATGAAGGGCGTCGAGCTCGGTACGGCCAAGCGGATGAGCGAGGTCATCGAAGAGGTCGCCAAGGTGCCCGCCGGGCGGGTGGCCGTGCTGACCGGACCGAACCTCGCCAAGGAGATCGCCGCCCGGCAGCCCGCCGCCGCGGTCGTCGCCTGTACCGACGAGGCCGTCGCCACCCGCCTGCAGGCCGCCTGCCACACCCCGTACTTCCGCCCGTACACCAACACCGACGTGGTGGGCGCGGAGCTGGGCGGCGCGGTGAAGAACGTCATCGGGCTCGCGGTCGGCATCGCGGACGGCATGGGGCTGGGCGACAACGCCAAGGCGTCGCTGATCACGCGTGGTCTCGCCGAGACCAGCCGGCTCGGCCTCGCGCTGGGTGCGGACCCGGCCACGTTCGCGGGGCTGGCGGGCATGGGCGACCTGGTCGCCACCTGCTCCTCACCGCTCTCCCGCAACCACACCTTCGGCACCAACCTCGGCCGCGGCATGACGCTGGAGGAGACCATCGCCGTCACGAAGCAGACGGCCGAGGGCGTGAAGTCGTGTGAGTCGGTGCTGGATCTGGCCCGCCGGCACGGGGTGGAGATGCCCATCACCGAGACGGTGGTGAACATCGTCCACGAGGGCAAGCCGCCGCTGGTGGCCCTGAAGGAACTGATGTCGCGGTCGGCGAAGCCGGAGCGGCACTGA
- a CDS encoding D-alanine--D-alanine ligase family protein, with product MSSETSSQKPRVAVVFGGRSSEHAISVVTAGAVLSAIDREKYDVLPIGITTDGRWALTADDPERMAITDRKLPSVAELAESADGAVVLPVDPTTREVVYSEPGAVPKALGDVDVVFPVLHGPYGEDGTLQGLLELSGVPYVGSGVLASAVGQDKDYMKRVFASFGLPVGPYEVIRPREWEQDPAAARKKIVDFAGEHGWPLFVKPARAGSSMGISKVDDLAGLDEAIEEARRHDPKILVESLLSGREIECGVLEFEDGPRASVPAEIPPVTAHDFYDFEAKYIDSATGLVPAPLTEEQTARVQELAVEAFEAASCEGLVRADFFLQDDGEFVINEINTLPGFTPISMYPRMWQESGVSYPELVDRLIQAALRRSTGLR from the coding sequence ATGAGCAGCGAGACCTCCTCCCAGAAGCCCCGCGTCGCCGTCGTGTTCGGCGGGCGCAGCTCCGAGCACGCCATCTCCGTGGTCACGGCGGGCGCCGTCCTGAGCGCCATCGACCGCGAGAAGTACGACGTGCTGCCGATCGGCATCACGACGGACGGCCGCTGGGCGCTGACCGCCGACGATCCGGAGCGGATGGCCATCACGGACCGGAAGCTGCCGAGCGTCGCGGAGCTGGCCGAGTCCGCCGACGGCGCCGTGGTCCTGCCGGTCGACCCCACCACCCGTGAGGTCGTCTACAGCGAACCCGGCGCGGTGCCCAAGGCCCTCGGTGACGTCGACGTGGTCTTCCCCGTGCTGCACGGCCCGTACGGCGAGGACGGCACCCTCCAGGGCCTCCTGGAGCTGTCCGGCGTGCCCTACGTGGGCTCCGGCGTGCTCGCCTCGGCCGTCGGCCAGGACAAGGACTACATGAAGCGGGTGTTCGCCTCCTTCGGGCTGCCGGTCGGCCCGTACGAGGTCATCCGCCCGCGCGAGTGGGAGCAGGACCCCGCGGCGGCACGCAAGAAGATCGTGGACTTCGCCGGTGAGCACGGCTGGCCGCTGTTCGTGAAGCCCGCCCGCGCCGGCTCCTCCATGGGCATCTCCAAGGTGGACGATCTCGCCGGGCTGGACGAGGCCATCGAGGAGGCCCGCCGCCACGACCCGAAGATCCTGGTCGAGTCGCTGCTGAGCGGCCGCGAGATCGAGTGCGGTGTGCTGGAGTTCGAGGACGGCCCCCGGGCCAGCGTCCCCGCCGAGATCCCGCCGGTCACCGCGCACGACTTCTACGACTTCGAGGCCAAGTACATCGACTCGGCCACCGGACTGGTGCCCGCGCCGCTCACCGAGGAGCAGACCGCGCGCGTCCAGGAGCTGGCCGTCGAGGCCTTCGAGGCGGCGTCCTGCGAGGGCCTGGTGCGCGCCGACTTCTTCCTGCAGGACGACGGCGAGTTCGTCATCAACGAGATCAACACGCTGCCCGGCTTCACGCCCATCTCGATGTACCCGCGGATGTGGCAGGAGTCCGGCGTGAGCTACCCCGAGCTGGTGGACCGGCTCATCCAGGCGGCGCTGCGCCGCTCCACGGGCCTGCGCTGA
- a CDS encoding DUF3515 domain-containing protein, whose amino-acid sequence MLGRVKSSPRRSLAPPLLAVLITAVGCAPSDDSASVAVPAPKGEPARLCRALHGELPDAVDGLKRRTADPVSDFTAVWGTPAVRLRCGVPKPEVLQRGNEHYNPLQDAAKINGVEWVFEKQDDGYRFTTVLRRAYVEVTVPGTYAPEVDVLTDLASAVKKTVPVGVV is encoded by the coding sequence ATGCTCGGCCGGGTGAAATCCTCGCCCCGCCGGTCACTCGCTCCGCCCCTGCTCGCCGTGCTGATCACCGCGGTGGGCTGTGCCCCGTCCGACGACTCGGCAAGCGTGGCGGTTCCCGCCCCGAAGGGGGAACCCGCCCGGCTCTGCCGGGCGCTGCACGGAGAACTGCCCGACGCCGTGGACGGCCTGAAGCGGCGGACCGCCGATCCCGTCTCCGACTTCACCGCGGTGTGGGGGACGCCCGCCGTGCGTCTGCGCTGCGGCGTGCCGAAGCCCGAGGTCCTGCAGCGTGGTAATGAACATTACAACCCGCTGCAGGACGCGGCGAAAATCAACGGCGTCGAGTGGGTCTTCGAGAAGCAGGACGACGGCTATCGCTTCACGACCGTGCTGCGCCGGGCGTACGTCGAGGTGACGGTGCCGGGGACGTACGCGCCCGAGGTCGACGTCCTCACCGACCTGGCATCGGCCGTGAAGAAGACCGTGCCGGTCGGGGTCGTGTAG
- a CDS encoding Lrp/AsnC family transcriptional regulator: MVQAYILIQTEVGKASAVAEVIAKLPGVIQAEDVTGPYDVIVRAQADTVDDLGRMVVAKVQQVDGITRTLTCPVVHI; encoded by the coding sequence GTGGTACAGGCCTACATCCTGATCCAGACCGAGGTCGGCAAGGCCTCCGCGGTCGCCGAAGTGATCGCCAAGCTGCCCGGTGTGATCCAGGCCGAGGACGTGACCGGCCCCTACGACGTGATCGTGCGTGCCCAGGCTGACACGGTCGACGATCTCGGCCGCATGGTGGTCGCCAAGGTCCAGCAGGTGGACGGCATCACGCGCACCCTTACCTGCCCGGTCGTCCATATCTAG
- a CDS encoding thiamine-phosphate kinase produces MKGTVGELGEFGLIRELTSRLTSTPAVRIGPGDDAAVVTAPDRRVVASTDVLLEGRHFRRDWSTAYDVGRKAAAQNLADIAAMGAVPTAILLGLVVPAELPATWATELMDGLRDECQVAGAAVVGGDVVRGEVITVAVTALGDLRNAEPVTRSGAQPGDVVAVTGWLGWSAAGHAVLTRGFRSPRAFVEAHRRPEPPYHAGPAAAGLGATAMTDVSDGLVADLGHIAEASKVRIDLQSQKIDVPSQMADIGTACGVDPLQWVLSGGEDHAIVATFPPDVKLPARWKVIGEVLNPSALPQVTVDGAPWTKGGWDHFGDDDVVG; encoded by the coding sequence ATGAAGGGCACCGTGGGCGAGTTGGGGGAGTTCGGCCTCATCAGAGAGCTGACCTCGCGGCTCACCTCCACCCCGGCCGTACGCATCGGACCGGGCGACGACGCCGCCGTGGTCACCGCGCCGGACCGCCGGGTCGTGGCCAGTACGGACGTACTCCTCGAAGGGCGGCACTTCCGCCGCGACTGGTCCACCGCCTACGACGTCGGCCGCAAGGCCGCCGCCCAGAACCTCGCCGACATCGCCGCCATGGGCGCGGTCCCCACCGCCATCCTGCTCGGCCTCGTCGTGCCCGCCGAACTCCCCGCCACCTGGGCCACCGAGCTGATGGACGGCCTGCGGGACGAGTGCCAGGTCGCGGGCGCCGCCGTGGTCGGCGGCGACGTCGTACGCGGCGAGGTCATCACCGTCGCCGTCACCGCCCTCGGCGACCTGCGCAACGCCGAGCCGGTCACCCGCTCCGGGGCCCAGCCCGGCGACGTCGTCGCGGTCACCGGCTGGCTCGGCTGGTCCGCCGCCGGCCACGCGGTCCTCACCCGCGGCTTCCGTTCCCCGCGCGCCTTCGTGGAGGCGCACCGCAGGCCGGAGCCGCCGTACCACGCGGGCCCCGCGGCCGCCGGGCTCGGCGCGACCGCCATGACGGACGTCAGCGACGGCCTGGTCGCCGACCTCGGGCACATCGCCGAGGCCAGCAAGGTCCGTATCGACCTGCAGTCCCAGAAGATCGACGTGCCCTCGCAGATGGCCGACATCGGTACGGCCTGCGGCGTGGACCCGCTCCAGTGGGTGCTCAGCGGCGGCGAGGACCACGCCATCGTGGCGACGTTCCCGCCGGACGTGAAGCTGCCGGCCCGCTGGAAGGTCATCGGCGAGGTGCTGAACCCCTCCGCGCTGCCCCAGGTGACGGTGGACGGCGCGCCCTGGACCAAGGGCGGCTGGGACCACTTCGGGGACGACGACGTGGTCGGCTGA
- the thiD gene encoding bifunctional hydroxymethylpyrimidine kinase/phosphomethylpyrimidine kinase, producing the protein MYTPPRVLTVAGSDSGGGAGIQADLKTMLALGTHGMSVLTAVTAQNSLGVQGAWDLPAEAVRAQFRSVVDDIGVQAVKTGMLSSPELVETVAALLGEVSAPVVVDPVGVSKHGDALLAATALEAVRTKLLPTATVATPNLDEVAQLTGVEVREEADMRRAAAAVLEFGPGWALIKGGHLSGDAVDLLTDGEQEHWLRAPRHDNRHTHGTGCTLASAIAARLAHGDTVPEAVAAAKEYVTGAIAAGFRLGEGIGPVDHGWQLR; encoded by the coding sequence ATGTACACACCACCACGCGTCCTGACCGTCGCCGGCTCCGACTCCGGCGGCGGCGCGGGGATCCAGGCGGACCTGAAGACGATGCTCGCGCTCGGCACGCACGGCATGAGCGTGCTGACCGCCGTCACCGCCCAGAACTCCCTCGGGGTGCAGGGCGCGTGGGACCTGCCGGCCGAGGCCGTGCGGGCCCAGTTCCGCAGCGTCGTGGACGACATCGGCGTCCAGGCGGTCAAGACGGGGATGCTCTCCTCGCCGGAACTGGTCGAGACCGTCGCCGCCCTGCTCGGTGAGGTCTCCGCCCCCGTGGTCGTCGACCCGGTGGGCGTCTCGAAGCACGGTGACGCGCTGCTCGCCGCCACGGCCCTGGAAGCGGTCCGTACGAAGCTGCTGCCGACCGCGACGGTCGCCACCCCCAACCTCGACGAGGTCGCCCAGCTCACGGGCGTGGAGGTGCGTGAGGAGGCCGACATGCGGCGGGCCGCGGCGGCCGTCCTGGAGTTCGGTCCGGGCTGGGCGCTGATCAAGGGCGGGCATCTGTCGGGCGACGCGGTGGACCTGCTCACCGACGGTGAGCAGGAGCACTGGCTGCGTGCCCCGCGCCACGACAACCGCCACACGCACGGTACGGGCTGCACGCTCGCCAGTGCGATCGCTGCGCGGCTGGCGCACGGCGACACCGTTCCGGAGGCCGTGGCGGCGGCGAAGGAGTACGTCACGGGCGCGATCGCGGCCGGCTTCCGGCTGGGCGAGGGGATCGGCCCCGTGGACCACGGCTGGCAGCTGCGCTGA
- the rpmB gene encoding 50S ribosomal protein L28 encodes MAANCDVCGKGPGFGKSVSHSHRRTNRRWNPNIQTVRAVIGRTPKRLNVCTSCIKAGKVAR; translated from the coding sequence GTGGCTGCCAACTGCGACGTCTGCGGCAAGGGGCCGGGCTTCGGCAAGAGCGTTTCTCACTCGCACCGCCGCACCAACCGTCGTTGGAACCCCAACATCCAGACGGTGCGCGCTGTGATCGGGCGCACGCCGAAGCGGCTCAACGTCTGCACCTCGTGCATCAAGGCCGGCAAGGTCGCGCGCTGA
- a CDS encoding DAK2 domain-containing protein, with amino-acid sequence MPHTLDAAAVRAWCGLALEALGRDRERIDAINVYPVADGDTGTNLYLTMESAARAVEAAFDGHGASGAAPGLADAIGAMAHGALIGARGNSGTILAQLLRGMTEVLAAPPEAAPAPGTETPAPASGTAERDAAHSAADALARALRRAAASTYEAVAHPVEGTVLTVATAAADAAEGAVPGGDAAAVARAAHEGAGKALDATPGQLAVLGRAGVVDAGGCGLVAVLGALAEALSGERAPAAGGVRLAVGAPAVRAGTDPVAVVAEAGGCGAADEHAAAGGPAFEVIYLLEAGDAAVARLRARLDRLGDSLVVVGGDGLWHVHVHVDDAGAAVEAGIEAGRPYRIRITHFAGAEATRGKAPERVERAVVAVVPGDGLAGLCTEAGATVVSVRPGEPPASGELVQAIRQAHAREVVLLPNDAELRHTAAAAAGEARAEGVRVAVIPTRAAVQGIAALAVHEPGRTFDEDVVAMTAAAGATRYGELAVAERQSWTTAGVCQAGDVLGLVDGDVAVIGADPAAVAADVLDRMLSAGGEMVTLVLGGGFPQELAERLERHVREHHLAVDTVVYEGGRSAPLLLIGVE; translated from the coding sequence GTGCCGCACACGCTCGACGCCGCAGCGGTGCGTGCCTGGTGCGGGCTGGCCTTGGAGGCGCTCGGCCGGGACCGGGAGCGGATCGACGCGATCAACGTCTACCCCGTCGCGGACGGCGACACCGGCACCAACCTCTACCTGACCATGGAATCGGCGGCCCGCGCCGTCGAAGCGGCCTTCGACGGCCATGGCGCCTCCGGCGCAGCGCCCGGCCTCGCCGACGCCATCGGCGCGATGGCGCACGGCGCGCTCATCGGGGCGCGCGGCAATTCCGGCACGATCCTCGCGCAGCTGCTGCGCGGCATGACGGAAGTGCTGGCGGCGCCTCCGGAGGCGGCCCCCGCGCCCGGTACGGAGACGCCGGCCCCCGCCTCCGGTACGGCGGAACGTGACGCGGCGCACAGTGCGGCCGACGCGCTGGCCCGTGCACTGCGGCGGGCCGCCGCGTCCACGTACGAAGCGGTGGCGCACCCGGTGGAGGGCACGGTCCTCACCGTGGCGACGGCGGCGGCGGACGCCGCCGAGGGCGCCGTCCCGGGCGGCGACGCGGCGGCGGTGGCGCGCGCCGCCCACGAGGGGGCCGGGAAGGCGCTGGACGCGACTCCGGGGCAGCTCGCGGTGCTGGGCAGGGCCGGGGTCGTCGACGCGGGCGGCTGCGGCCTGGTCGCCGTCCTCGGGGCGCTCGCGGAAGCGCTGTCCGGGGAGCGGGCGCCCGCGGCCGGCGGGGTACGGCTCGCGGTGGGCGCGCCCGCCGTACGGGCCGGTACGGACCCGGTCGCGGTCGTCGCCGAGGCCGGCGGCTGCGGGGCCGCCGACGAGCACGCCGCCGCCGGCGGCCCCGCCTTCGAGGTGATCTATCTGCTGGAGGCCGGTGACGCCGCCGTGGCCCGGCTCCGGGCCCGCCTCGACCGGCTCGGTGACTCCTTGGTCGTGGTCGGCGGGGACGGCCTGTGGCACGTCCATGTGCACGTGGACGACGCGGGCGCGGCCGTCGAGGCGGGCATCGAGGCGGGCCGCCCGTACCGGATCCGCATCACGCACTTCGCGGGCGCCGAGGCCACGCGGGGCAAGGCCCCCGAGCGCGTGGAGCGGGCCGTGGTCGCCGTGGTGCCCGGGGACGGGCTGGCCGGCCTGTGCACCGAGGCCGGCGCGACGGTGGTCTCCGTGCGGCCCGGGGAGCCGCCCGCCAGCGGCGAGCTGGTGCAGGCGATCCGGCAGGCGCACGCCCGCGAGGTGGTCCTGCTGCCCAACGACGCCGAGCTGCGGCACACGGCCGCCGCGGCGGCCGGGGAGGCCCGGGCCGAAGGCGTACGCGTCGCGGTGATCCCCACCCGGGCCGCGGTCCAGGGCATCGCGGCGCTGGCCGTCCACGAGCCCGGGCGCACGTTCGACGAGGACGTGGTGGCCATGACCGCGGCCGCCGGCGCCACCCGGTACGGGGAGCTGGCGGTCGCCGAACGGCAGTCCTGGACCACGGCCGGGGTCTGCCAGGCCGGTGACGTGCTGGGGCTGGTGGACGGCGACGTCGCGGTGATCGGCGCCGACCCGGCGGCCGTCGCGGCCGACGTACTGGACCGGATGCTGTCGGCGGGCGGCGAGATGGTCACCCTCGTACTCGGCGGCGGCTTCCCCCAGGAACTGGCCGAACGCCTCGAACGCCACGTCCGCGAGCACCACCTGGCCGTGGACACGGTCGTCTACGAGGGCGGCCGGTCGGCACCGCTGCTGCTGATCGGCGTGGAGTAG